One segment of Arthrobacter sp. MMS18-M83 DNA contains the following:
- a CDS encoding phosphomannomutase/phosphoglucomutase, whose amino-acid sequence MTSEQNKTFDLSASFKAYDVRGIVGESITSHIVESVGAAFVDTLGLAGETVLVGGDMRPSSPEFIKAFADGAARRGANVQLLDLISTDELYYACGALNAAGATFTASHNPAEYNGIKMSKAGAQPISSESGLKEIQALAEKYLNEGNIPAADVQGKISARDVLKDYSEYLRSLVDLKGSRPLKIVVDAGNGMAGLTTPAVLGNELLPALPFEIIPLYFELDGSFPNHPANPLEPENLRDLQAAVIEHGADIGLAFDGDADRCFVIDEKGEPVSPSAITGMVARREIARAQAAGEKTPVIIHNLLTSRAVPELVATDGGRAVRTRVGHSFIKAVMAEEGAVFGGEHSAHFYFRDFWNADTGMLAAMHVLAALGEQDGPLSELGRQYEPYVSSGEINSEIEDKAGAIERVRADFENEDADVDTMDGSTFTAKDGTWWFNLRPSNTEPFLRLNAEAKDVATMEKIRDRVLALVRS is encoded by the coding sequence GTGACTAGCGAGCAGAACAAGACATTCGACCTCTCGGCATCCTTCAAGGCTTATGACGTCCGGGGGATCGTCGGTGAATCCATCACGTCCCACATCGTGGAGTCTGTCGGCGCTGCGTTCGTCGACACTCTGGGCCTCGCCGGCGAAACGGTGCTGGTGGGCGGCGACATGCGCCCGTCCTCCCCGGAATTCATCAAGGCGTTTGCGGACGGGGCTGCCCGCCGCGGTGCCAACGTCCAGCTGCTGGACCTCATTTCCACCGACGAGCTTTATTACGCTTGCGGTGCCCTCAATGCTGCCGGCGCTACGTTCACCGCAAGCCACAACCCGGCTGAATACAACGGCATCAAAATGTCCAAAGCCGGAGCCCAACCGATTTCCTCGGAATCGGGCCTCAAGGAAATCCAGGCTCTGGCCGAGAAGTACCTCAACGAAGGCAACATCCCGGCCGCAGACGTGCAAGGCAAGATCAGCGCCCGCGATGTCCTGAAGGACTACTCCGAGTACTTGCGCAGCCTGGTTGACCTCAAAGGCTCCCGTCCGTTAAAGATCGTCGTCGACGCCGGAAACGGGATGGCTGGACTGACCACTCCTGCCGTGCTCGGTAACGAACTGCTTCCTGCCCTGCCGTTCGAGATCATCCCCCTGTATTTTGAGCTGGATGGCTCGTTCCCGAACCACCCGGCCAATCCGCTTGAGCCTGAAAACCTGCGCGATCTGCAAGCCGCAGTGATCGAACACGGCGCGGACATCGGCCTGGCTTTCGACGGCGATGCCGACCGTTGCTTCGTGATCGATGAGAAGGGCGAACCTGTGTCCCCCTCCGCCATCACTGGCATGGTTGCGCGCCGTGAAATCGCGCGTGCCCAGGCCGCGGGTGAAAAGACGCCGGTGATCATCCACAACTTGCTGACCTCGCGGGCTGTCCCGGAGCTCGTGGCGACGGACGGCGGCCGCGCCGTCCGTACCCGCGTGGGCCACTCGTTCATCAAAGCCGTCATGGCTGAGGAAGGTGCCGTCTTCGGCGGGGAACACTCTGCGCATTTCTACTTCCGCGATTTTTGGAACGCAGACACCGGCATGCTCGCAGCCATGCACGTTTTGGCGGCGCTGGGTGAGCAGGACGGCCCGCTGTCCGAACTTGGCCGTCAGTACGAACCGTACGTCTCTTCCGGCGAAATCAATTCCGAAATCGAGGACAAGGCGGGAGCCATTGAGCGCGTCCGCGCCGATTTCGAGAACGAAGACGCCGACGTCGACACCATGGATGGCAGCACCTTCACGGCGAAGGACGGCACCTGGTGGTTCAACCTTCGCCCGTCCAACACCGAGCCGTTCCTGCGACTGAACGCAGAGGCGAAGGACGTGGCCACCATGGAAAAGATCCGCGACCGCGTCCTTGCGCTGGTCCGGTCTTAA
- a CDS encoding prolyl oligopeptidase family serine peptidase, translating to MTTTAADQAPVPDNETAKGTANASEPVDENIWLEDVHGEEQLDWVREQNARTEDLLDDAEYAALEAGILEVLDSTDKIAMVNKRGEHYYNFWKDQQNPKGLWRRTTWESYLSDSPEWDVLLDIDALAEAEGEEWVFHGANFLRPAEGEPHRLAVIALSPDGGDANRHREFDVETRTFVHPAAGGFDLPTAKGNVSWLDADTLLVSTTADGLPKTSSSYARTGVKLRRGQTLTEAERIFEIPEDHMMALVAHDSTPGFERTFAVDWIDFFNRSTSVLRDDAWLAIDVPTDVNLSSHREWLMFRPRQDWNVGGATYPAGSLLAADFEGYLSGARDFTVLFTPDEHTSLQSWSWTRDYLLLNLLHDVSSEIRVLAPVWKDSAGGWAVTLLDACPPLHDVNAYAVDDEDEAEGDDAGNDYWLVATGFTTPTTLMRGTLSPGIAAYSLDAGHDGGVSSTHAVVKSSPSFFNETDYEVQQHFATSADGTRVPYFQVASKDLDLDGENPTQLSGYGGFEISRTPAYSGAIGRAWLERRSESIQSDDGSPAHSRGGVYVVANIRGGGEYGPAWHRAALQEKRHRAFEDFAAVARDLISRGVTSPRRLGCVGGSNGGLLVGNMLTQYPELFGAVSCGVPLLDMRRYTKLSAGYSWIAEYGDPDVPEQWEFIRTFSPYHLLRDGVDYPETFIWTATSDDRVGPVQARKMAARMQAMGIPNVWFHEALEGGHAGASDNRQAASLQARSQHFLWRALAGKQGAGQ from the coding sequence ATGACCACCACAGCAGCTGATCAAGCGCCCGTGCCCGACAACGAGACTGCCAAGGGAACCGCAAACGCTTCCGAACCTGTCGACGAGAATATCTGGCTCGAAGACGTTCATGGCGAAGAACAGCTGGACTGGGTGCGGGAACAAAATGCCCGCACCGAAGACTTACTAGACGACGCCGAGTACGCCGCCTTGGAAGCCGGAATCCTGGAAGTCCTGGACTCCACGGACAAGATCGCCATGGTCAACAAGCGCGGCGAGCACTACTACAACTTCTGGAAGGACCAGCAGAACCCGAAGGGTCTCTGGCGACGGACCACATGGGAGAGCTACCTCAGCGACTCTCCGGAATGGGACGTCCTTCTGGACATCGATGCGCTGGCTGAGGCTGAGGGCGAAGAATGGGTGTTCCACGGCGCCAACTTCTTGCGTCCGGCCGAGGGCGAGCCGCACCGCCTCGCCGTCATCGCTCTCTCCCCCGACGGCGGTGACGCCAACCGCCACCGCGAGTTCGACGTCGAGACCCGCACCTTCGTGCACCCTGCTGCAGGCGGCTTCGACCTTCCGACCGCGAAGGGCAACGTGAGCTGGCTGGACGCCGACACGCTGCTGGTATCCACAACCGCGGACGGCCTGCCGAAAACCAGCTCCTCCTACGCGCGGACCGGCGTGAAGCTCCGGCGCGGCCAGACCCTGACTGAAGCCGAGCGGATCTTCGAGATCCCCGAAGACCACATGATGGCGCTCGTCGCCCACGACTCCACTCCAGGCTTCGAACGCACTTTCGCCGTGGACTGGATCGACTTCTTCAACCGATCCACCTCCGTGCTGCGTGACGACGCATGGCTTGCCATCGACGTCCCCACAGACGTGAACCTCAGTTCCCACCGCGAATGGCTCATGTTCCGTCCGCGGCAGGACTGGAACGTTGGCGGTGCAACGTACCCGGCGGGCTCGCTGCTTGCTGCCGACTTCGAAGGCTATCTGTCCGGGGCACGCGACTTCACGGTGCTTTTCACTCCGGACGAACACACTTCCCTGCAGTCCTGGAGTTGGACGCGGGACTACCTGCTCCTGAACCTGTTGCATGATGTCTCTTCCGAGATCAGGGTGCTCGCTCCCGTCTGGAAGGACTCCGCCGGCGGGTGGGCGGTGACCCTGCTCGATGCGTGCCCGCCGCTGCACGATGTGAACGCCTACGCGGTGGACGACGAAGACGAAGCGGAAGGCGACGACGCCGGCAACGACTATTGGCTCGTGGCAACGGGCTTCACCACTCCCACCACGCTCATGCGCGGCACACTGTCCCCGGGCATAGCCGCCTACAGCCTCGACGCTGGCCACGACGGCGGGGTCTCCAGCACGCACGCCGTGGTGAAGTCATCGCCGTCGTTCTTCAACGAGACGGACTACGAGGTGCAGCAACACTTCGCCACCTCGGCAGACGGCACGCGGGTGCCCTACTTCCAAGTGGCGTCCAAAGATCTGGACCTCGACGGCGAAAACCCCACGCAGCTTTCGGGCTACGGCGGCTTCGAGATCTCCAGGACGCCGGCCTACAGCGGCGCCATCGGGCGCGCGTGGCTGGAACGCCGAAGCGAAAGCATCCAATCCGACGATGGCTCCCCGGCACATTCGCGCGGCGGCGTCTACGTCGTGGCCAACATCCGCGGCGGCGGCGAGTATGGCCCAGCCTGGCACCGGGCCGCCTTGCAGGAAAAACGGCACCGCGCGTTCGAGGACTTCGCAGCGGTTGCGCGGGACCTCATCTCACGGGGCGTCACCAGTCCGCGCCGGCTCGGCTGCGTGGGCGGATCCAACGGCGGGCTGCTGGTTGGCAACATGCTGACCCAGTATCCGGAGCTGTTCGGAGCGGTCTCCTGCGGTGTCCCGTTGCTGGACATGCGCCGCTACACCAAGCTTTCTGCCGGCTACTCCTGGATTGCCGAGTACGGCGATCCCGACGTCCCGGAGCAATGGGAATTCATCCGAACCTTCTCTCCGTACCACCTGTTGCGCGACGGCGTGGACTATCCGGAGACGTTCATCTGGACAGCCACCTCCGACGACCGTGTGGGCCCGGTCCAAGCCCGGAAGATGGCCGCCCGGATGCAGGCGATGGGCATCCCCAACGTGTGGTTCCACGAAGCACTTGAAGGCGGTCACGCAGGCGCTTCGGACAACCGCCAAGCGGCCTCCCTCCAGGCCCGCAGCCAGCACTTCCTGTGGCGGGCACTTGCCGGTAAGCAGGGCGCGGGCCAGTGA
- a CDS encoding RrF2 family transcriptional regulator, producing MKINAFADVSLRALLVLSSAPVGELLTTQNIADAVGTPYHHVSKAIVRLRELGLIDVERGRKGGSRLNAAGQKATVGQLLRELNTRADLAECQSTNGDCPLITECGLRHALARAREAFYRELDDVVVSSLPRLRQMTPVFQAIGLRPGL from the coding sequence ATGAAGATCAATGCCTTCGCGGATGTGAGCCTGCGCGCGCTTCTAGTTCTGTCGTCCGCGCCCGTAGGTGAACTCCTGACGACCCAAAACATCGCAGACGCCGTGGGGACTCCCTACCACCACGTCAGCAAGGCCATCGTTCGGTTGCGGGAACTGGGCCTGATCGACGTCGAGCGTGGCCGCAAGGGCGGATCCCGGCTCAACGCGGCCGGACAGAAAGCCACAGTGGGCCAGCTCCTGCGGGAGCTGAATACCAGGGCGGATCTTGCGGAATGCCAATCCACCAACGGCGACTGCCCGCTCATCACCGAATGCGGCTTGCGCCATGCACTGGCCCGTGCGAGGGAAGCCTTCTACCGGGAGCTGGACGACGTCGTCGTCTCTTCCCTGCCTCGCCTACGGCAAATGACGCCGGTATTCCAGGCGATCGGGTTGCGCCCCGGGCTGTAG
- a CDS encoding RecQ family ATP-dependent DNA helicase: MPNNPDAALLAAEQSTTRLQALEVLRELVGNADARFHDGQYEAIEALVDAGRRALVVQRTGWGKSAVYFVSSLLLRRRGAGPTLIVSPLLALMRDQVAAAARAGVRAVAINSANQLEWDNVREQLAADEVDVLLVSPERLTNPSFRENQLPELIRRTGLLVIDEAHCISDWGHDFRPDYRRISDLIEQLAGSVPVLATTATANSRVVHDIEEQLGAGVLTIRGTLGRESLRLGVLKLADSRDRLGWLLTHLADMPGSGIIYTLTVSAAEDTARLLSEAGHNVLSYTGRTDPADRERAEQLLKDNQVKALVATSALGMGFDKPDLGFVVHLGAPSSPVAYYQQVGRAGRGAANADVLLLPGSEDREIWQYFATASMPSEEKAAAVLNVLAESGTALSTVALEARVDLRRTPLELLLKVLAVDGAVERVGGGWRSTGHPWIYDAERYARIAEARVDEQDSMVIYQDTAGCRMEYITAVLDDESARACGRCDNCAGTWFPADVAAAAADVAGQTLRRAGLALEPRLQWPSGMDRLGVAVKGKIKPDELLAEGRVLARLTDLGWGGALRELFASGAADRDVEPAMLQACVQVLREWAAGDGRSAGWSGQGRPAAVVSIPSRNKPALVESLARGIAGIGQMPYLGSLQLQHGGPTGGRGGNSAYRLAGVWDRLVVGPELGQNIAALGGQGILLVDDLADSRWTMTVAGRVLRQAGAGSVLPLVLGQAA; encoded by the coding sequence ATGCCCAACAACCCGGATGCTGCCCTCCTCGCAGCGGAACAATCCACCACCCGACTGCAGGCCCTTGAGGTCCTGAGGGAGCTTGTGGGAAACGCGGACGCCCGATTCCACGACGGCCAGTACGAGGCGATCGAGGCCCTCGTCGACGCTGGGCGGCGCGCTTTGGTGGTGCAACGGACTGGCTGGGGCAAGTCAGCCGTGTACTTCGTCTCGTCCCTGTTGCTGAGGCGTCGGGGCGCCGGGCCTACGCTCATCGTTTCGCCGCTGCTCGCACTCATGCGGGACCAGGTGGCGGCAGCCGCACGTGCGGGCGTTCGCGCCGTGGCGATCAATTCCGCCAATCAGCTCGAGTGGGACAACGTTCGCGAGCAACTGGCTGCGGATGAGGTCGATGTTCTCTTGGTTTCACCGGAGCGGCTCACCAATCCCTCGTTCCGCGAGAACCAGCTTCCTGAGCTCATCCGCCGTACCGGCCTCCTCGTGATTGACGAGGCACACTGTATTTCGGACTGGGGCCACGATTTCCGTCCCGATTACCGGCGTATCTCCGATCTCATCGAGCAACTGGCGGGGAGCGTCCCTGTGCTGGCAACCACAGCCACGGCCAACTCCCGGGTGGTCCATGACATCGAGGAGCAACTTGGAGCGGGTGTGCTCACCATCCGCGGGACACTTGGCCGTGAGTCCCTGCGTCTGGGCGTTCTGAAGCTCGCAGACTCAAGGGATCGCCTCGGCTGGTTGCTGACCCATCTGGCTGACATGCCAGGCAGCGGAATCATCTATACCCTGACCGTTTCCGCCGCGGAGGACACTGCCCGGCTGCTCTCCGAGGCCGGCCACAACGTCCTGTCCTACACCGGCCGCACGGACCCCGCCGACCGTGAACGGGCTGAACAACTCCTCAAGGACAACCAGGTGAAGGCGCTCGTGGCCACCTCGGCGCTTGGCATGGGATTCGACAAACCGGATCTCGGTTTCGTCGTCCACCTTGGTGCCCCGTCATCACCTGTTGCTTATTACCAGCAAGTGGGCCGCGCAGGACGCGGAGCCGCCAATGCGGATGTGCTCCTCCTGCCCGGATCCGAGGACCGGGAGATCTGGCAGTACTTTGCCACGGCTTCCATGCCGTCAGAGGAAAAGGCTGCCGCCGTCCTCAACGTCTTGGCCGAGTCCGGCACGGCCCTATCCACTGTGGCTCTCGAAGCAAGGGTGGACTTGCGCCGGACGCCGTTGGAACTCCTGTTGAAGGTCCTCGCGGTTGACGGTGCAGTGGAGCGGGTAGGTGGCGGCTGGAGGTCTACGGGACACCCGTGGATCTACGACGCCGAGCGTTACGCCCGTATCGCCGAGGCCCGGGTGGACGAACAAGATTCAATGGTGATCTACCAGGACACGGCTGGATGCCGCATGGAGTACATCACCGCCGTCCTGGACGACGAGTCCGCACGTGCATGCGGTCGCTGCGACAATTGCGCTGGCACGTGGTTCCCGGCGGACGTGGCAGCAGCAGCTGCCGACGTCGCGGGGCAGACCCTCAGGCGCGCGGGTCTTGCCTTGGAACCACGCCTTCAATGGCCCAGCGGCATGGACCGGCTGGGCGTTGCTGTGAAGGGCAAGATCAAGCCCGACGAGCTGTTGGCTGAGGGCCGCGTTCTGGCGCGACTGACCGACCTCGGATGGGGAGGCGCCCTGCGCGAACTCTTTGCCTCCGGCGCAGCTGACCGCGATGTCGAGCCTGCCATGCTGCAGGCTTGCGTGCAGGTGTTGCGGGAATGGGCCGCAGGAGACGGCCGATCTGCAGGATGGAGCGGCCAAGGACGGCCCGCAGCCGTGGTGAGCATCCCGTCCAGGAACAAGCCTGCGCTTGTCGAGTCCCTGGCGCGCGGTATAGCCGGGATCGGCCAGATGCCGTATCTGGGTTCCCTCCAGCTCCAGCACGGTGGGCCTACAGGCGGGAGGGGTGGCAACAGTGCCTACCGGCTGGCCGGCGTGTGGGACCGCCTCGTTGTGGGTCCGGAACTCGGACAGAACATCGCGGCGCTAGGCGGGCAAGGCATCCTCTTGGTCGACGATCTTGCGGACAGCCGCTGGACCATGACGGTTGCGGGGCGCGTACTCAGGCAAGCCGGAGCGGGATCGGTGCTGCCTCTCGTCCTTGGTCAAGCAGCTTGA
- a CDS encoding FAD/NAD(P)-binding protein, protein MGKSQNIRVGLIGAGPRGTSVLERLLANWAATETEARSLHIDVVDPYPAGPGHVWPPEQSRLYLMNTQSFYPTLIPEDEQLAPPLAGGSFEQWRSEKRASAGAGLSAEEQAELAILASHDFPSRALYGRYLRSTLEELLERVPAGVEIAFHRCHAVAARPLPGGPAGGRFDVELDDGGRLTVDSLVLALGHLESRLNPEQRSFREAAGELGLLYFPPAAPADVDWALVPDNETVLVRGMGLNFFDVMGQLTEGRGGQFVAAGDGLPGKLKYLPSGREPKIIAASRRGTPYRAKAGLDGYYPKSVRLRYLTEGAIERFAAAGIQPGFDHDLWPLLHRDALWAYYSTLVVSEPVAVLEATEFLAALEDLLQPHAHATGRWENQVAELVATHVAASRRLDLLGLAAPLAARSFASRKELDAAVVDYLDDDAHRSALGETDPVKMAIGALHTGRAILKSAVADGGITDESWVGELRGWFESFVEGLASGPPAVRAEQLAALARAGVVSFVGPDPRFNVDRGRGVFRAVSAWVHDDAAEARTLIEAMSPANRVGASVSPLLRQLLADGLVRPKVMMSAEGIPVQTSGLDVQAHPYRLVGANGSLTPGMYALGLQLSSAQWGTAIAAEARPSEGRAYRSGQRTLRDADEIARDILGLPLQK, encoded by the coding sequence GTGGGTAAATCGCAGAACATTCGGGTGGGGCTGATCGGGGCAGGTCCTCGCGGCACCAGTGTGCTTGAGCGATTGCTCGCCAATTGGGCCGCGACGGAAACGGAAGCCCGTTCCCTGCATATCGACGTCGTAGACCCCTATCCGGCCGGTCCCGGACACGTCTGGCCGCCCGAACAGTCCCGCCTTTACCTCATGAACACGCAGTCGTTCTACCCCACCCTGATTCCCGAGGACGAGCAGCTCGCGCCGCCCTTGGCCGGGGGATCTTTCGAGCAATGGCGCTCGGAAAAGCGTGCGTCCGCCGGCGCCGGACTGAGTGCCGAGGAACAGGCCGAACTTGCCATCCTCGCCTCCCACGACTTTCCAAGCCGTGCCCTCTATGGACGGTATTTGCGCTCAACGTTGGAGGAATTGCTGGAACGTGTCCCTGCCGGCGTCGAGATCGCTTTCCACAGGTGCCACGCTGTGGCAGCGCGTCCCCTGCCGGGCGGTCCCGCGGGCGGAAGATTCGACGTCGAACTCGACGACGGCGGTCGCCTCACCGTCGATTCCCTCGTCCTTGCGCTGGGGCACCTTGAGTCCCGGCTCAACCCGGAGCAGCGTTCGTTCAGGGAGGCGGCGGGGGAGCTCGGGCTGCTGTACTTCCCGCCGGCCGCTCCTGCCGACGTCGACTGGGCTTTGGTTCCGGACAATGAGACGGTCCTGGTACGGGGCATGGGCCTGAACTTCTTTGACGTCATGGGCCAGTTGACGGAAGGCCGCGGCGGACAGTTCGTGGCGGCTGGCGACGGTCTCCCCGGGAAGCTCAAGTACTTGCCCTCGGGCCGGGAACCGAAGATCATCGCGGCATCCAGGCGTGGCACTCCGTACCGGGCCAAGGCCGGCTTGGACGGCTACTACCCGAAGTCGGTGCGCTTGCGGTACTTGACGGAAGGCGCGATAGAGCGCTTCGCCGCGGCGGGAATCCAACCTGGCTTCGACCACGATCTTTGGCCCCTCCTGCATCGCGATGCCTTGTGGGCTTATTACTCCACTTTGGTTGTTTCGGAACCCGTGGCCGTTCTCGAAGCGACGGAATTCCTGGCTGCCCTCGAGGACCTGTTGCAGCCGCATGCGCATGCCACCGGGCGGTGGGAAAACCAGGTTGCAGAGCTAGTTGCTACCCACGTTGCAGCGTCGCGCCGCCTTGACCTTCTGGGCCTCGCGGCGCCGTTGGCCGCGCGTTCCTTTGCGTCCAGGAAGGAACTCGACGCCGCCGTCGTGGACTATCTGGACGACGACGCGCACCGCTCCGCGCTGGGAGAGACGGATCCCGTGAAGATGGCCATCGGTGCCTTGCACACAGGAAGGGCCATTCTGAAGAGTGCCGTTGCCGACGGTGGCATCACGGACGAATCGTGGGTGGGCGAACTTCGGGGCTGGTTCGAGTCCTTCGTCGAGGGGCTCGCGAGCGGTCCGCCCGCCGTGCGTGCCGAACAGTTGGCCGCTTTGGCGCGTGCCGGCGTCGTGAGTTTCGTGGGCCCGGATCCGCGATTCAACGTTGACCGTGGCAGGGGGGTCTTCCGTGCGGTATCGGCTTGGGTGCACGACGACGCCGCGGAAGCGAGGACACTGATTGAGGCCATGTCCCCGGCGAACAGGGTGGGCGCGAGTGTTTCTCCGTTGCTTCGGCAATTGCTCGCCGACGGATTGGTGCGGCCCAAGGTCATGATGTCGGCTGAAGGAATACCGGTGCAGACCTCCGGGTTGGATGTCCAGGCGCACCCCTATCGCCTGGTGGGTGCCAACGGTTCGCTGACCCCCGGGATGTACGCCCTGGGCCTGCAACTTTCCTCCGCCCAATGGGGGACGGCCATCGCCGCCGAAGCCCGGCCTTCCGAAGGTCGTGCCTACCGCAGCGGCCAGCGGACCCTCCGCGACGCGGACGAAATCGCCAGGGACATACTCGGCCTACCCCTGCAAAAATGA
- a CDS encoding VOC family protein, with the protein MPTPDITPGAPCWIDLMTSDPEKAKSFYNTLFGWTYETGDQEKYGGYITASKDGKMVAGIMQKQEDMAQMPDVWSTYLRTDDIKATTEATVANGGQIYLEPMEVPDQGTMAMYADSSGAAIGAWQFGEMKGYQLAAETGAPAWHELFAKEYDSAVSFYQNVFGWETTVVGDTPEFRYTTLGAGDDSKAGIMDASGFLPAEVPSYWGVYFAVDKVDTTIEQAVSLGATVVQAAEDTPYGRMATLTDPTGAIFKLIENQAS; encoded by the coding sequence ATGCCTACACCTGACATCACCCCCGGCGCACCTTGCTGGATCGACCTGATGACCTCGGACCCGGAGAAGGCAAAGTCCTTTTACAACACGCTCTTCGGCTGGACCTACGAGACCGGGGACCAGGAAAAGTACGGCGGCTACATCACGGCCTCGAAGGACGGCAAGATGGTGGCCGGGATCATGCAGAAGCAGGAAGATATGGCACAGATGCCCGATGTCTGGTCCACCTACCTGCGCACTGACGACATCAAGGCCACCACTGAAGCGACTGTCGCCAACGGCGGCCAGATCTACTTGGAACCCATGGAAGTTCCGGACCAGGGAACCATGGCAATGTACGCGGATTCCTCCGGAGCAGCCATCGGCGCCTGGCAGTTCGGCGAGATGAAGGGCTACCAACTCGCTGCCGAAACGGGAGCACCCGCTTGGCACGAGCTCTTCGCCAAGGAATACGACTCTGCTGTTTCCTTCTACCAAAACGTCTTCGGCTGGGAAACCACCGTTGTGGGCGACACCCCGGAGTTCCGGTACACCACGCTCGGCGCGGGCGACGACTCCAAGGCGGGCATCATGGATGCCTCCGGTTTCTTGCCTGCCGAGGTGCCGTCCTACTGGGGCGTCTATTTCGCTGTGGACAAGGTCGATACCACTATCGAGCAGGCCGTCTCCCTGGGCGCTACCGTCGTCCAGGCAGCTGAGGACACTCCCTACGGCCGCATGGCCACCCTGACCGATCCGACGGGTGCGATCTTCAAACTCATCGAAAACCAGGCTTCATAA
- a CDS encoding MFS transporter, protein MSGAAPDVQSESRWQPRLALLVAATFFMEFLDGTVLTTAMPSIAADFKVASADVNITMTAYLVTVAMGIPLSSWLAERFGARRIFCLAIAVFTVASLLCAVSQDLTLLTLSRVAQGAGGAMMVPVGTLVVLRGTPKSELLRATAFLVWPGLLAPVLAPIVGGAFTTYLSWHWIFLINVPLGLAAFIAALRLVPRTGGNAGRRLDWLGLTLTTFGVGSLVVGLEGVGGHGAGVVPAVLLLAGALALAGAGWWMLKAKAPLFDLRVFATRTFRATSTGGFVYRLTISSVPFLLPLLFQDGFGWDPLKSGAMVAAVFIGNIGIKPATTPTIRRFGFKPVLVFASLASAITFAACAMLTPETPEPLIFALLLASGAFRSIGFSAYASVQYADIVPGELPSANAVSATLVQLAAGAGIAVGALFLRLFDHVSLFGGGPSSAYRGAFLAMATAMLLSTADSLTLHRHAGAEVSRSAVSKAEKRRRLGCAESQRRRNFHY, encoded by the coding sequence TTGAGCGGCGCGGCACCGGACGTCCAGTCCGAGTCCCGATGGCAGCCGCGGCTCGCGCTGCTGGTTGCCGCCACCTTCTTCATGGAGTTCCTGGACGGCACAGTCCTCACCACCGCCATGCCGAGCATCGCTGCTGATTTCAAAGTGGCTTCGGCCGATGTCAACATCACGATGACTGCCTACTTGGTGACCGTGGCCATGGGAATTCCGTTGAGCAGCTGGCTCGCCGAACGCTTCGGGGCACGCCGAATCTTCTGTCTGGCGATCGCCGTGTTCACTGTCGCGTCGCTGTTGTGCGCGGTGAGCCAAGACCTCACTTTGCTGACCCTCAGCCGCGTTGCACAGGGGGCCGGCGGGGCAATGATGGTGCCTGTAGGAACCCTTGTGGTGCTGAGGGGTACGCCTAAGTCGGAGCTTCTCCGGGCCACCGCGTTCCTGGTCTGGCCCGGCTTGCTGGCTCCCGTTCTTGCACCCATCGTGGGTGGAGCCTTCACCACGTACCTTTCGTGGCACTGGATCTTCCTCATCAACGTTCCGCTGGGGCTTGCTGCGTTCATTGCAGCTTTAAGGCTGGTTCCGCGCACGGGAGGCAATGCGGGCAGGCGGCTCGACTGGCTAGGGCTCACCCTTACCACCTTCGGCGTCGGATCCCTTGTGGTGGGTCTTGAAGGGGTTGGCGGTCATGGTGCGGGCGTGGTCCCCGCGGTCTTACTGTTGGCCGGAGCACTGGCTTTGGCCGGGGCAGGCTGGTGGATGCTCAAGGCCAAGGCTCCGCTCTTCGACCTCCGTGTCTTCGCTACCCGCACGTTCCGGGCCACCTCCACCGGAGGGTTCGTTTATCGGCTAACCATCAGCTCGGTGCCGTTTCTTCTGCCGCTGTTGTTCCAAGACGGTTTTGGTTGGGATCCGCTCAAATCTGGGGCCATGGTGGCTGCCGTCTTCATTGGCAACATCGGTATCAAGCCCGCCACGACGCCCACCATCCGGCGATTCGGCTTCAAACCGGTGCTGGTTTTCGCGTCCCTCGCCTCGGCAATCACTTTTGCCGCGTGTGCCATGCTCACCCCCGAAACCCCCGAACCCTTGATCTTTGCTTTGCTGCTGGCGAGCGGCGCCTTTCGTTCGATCGGGTTCTCGGCCTACGCATCCGTGCAGTATGCGGACATCGTTCCGGGGGAGCTTCCCTCGGCTAACGCGGTTTCAGCCACGCTTGTGCAACTGGCCGCGGGTGCCGGCATTGCGGTGGGTGCGCTGTTCCTGCGCCTTTTCGATCATGTTTCGCTCTTCGGCGGCGGCCCTTCCTCGGCGTACCGTGGCGCCTTCCTCGCCATGGCCACCGCAATGCTCTTGAGCACCGCGGACAGCCTCACACTGCACAGGCACGCCGGAGCGGAAGTCAGCCGTAGTGCAGTGAGCAAAGCCGAGAAGCGCCGGCGCTTGGGGTGCGCGGAGAGCCAAAGACGCCGGAACTTCCACTACTGA